The window GTCGTCGGGTCCGGCCGCGGCGCCGTACGCCACCGCACGGCACCGGTCGACGAGGGCGACGATCTCGTCGTCGGTCGTCGCCCGGTAGTCGATCAACCAGTCGGCGGCGAACACCCACAGCGCGGTCCGGTTGGCCAGCCGTAGCTGCTCCGGGGTGCACCAGGGCGCGGCGAACGCGGTGGCCAGCGAGACTGCGGCGCTGACCGCCGGGTCGAACGGGCGGGCCGGGAACAGACCGGGGTAGGCCCGGGTGTGTTCGGTCAGGTCACGCTGACCGTGGATCGCGACAGCGCAGATCCGTCCGTTTTCGGCCGCGCTCTGCAGGTTCGCTGCGGCCGATGAGGACACCGTGTGCATCAGACCGTCCGGGAGAGGGCGGCCGGTTCGATCCGAACCCGTACCGGGGCGTCGGTCCGTACCGACGCCCCGGCCTGCGGCGTGGGTATCCGGCCGTCCGGCACCCGCACCCGGAACCGGCTCAGGATCGTGGCGACGATCAGCGACGCCTCCAGGTAGAACAGGTGCTGGCCGAGGCACTGATGCGGCCCGCCGCCGAACGGGAAGTGGGCGTACCGGTGCCGACGCCGTGCCGTCGTCGACGGATCGGTGCCGGTGTCGTCCGTCGCGTCGGGGTTGAACCGGTCGGGGTGGAACCGGTCCGGATCCGGCCAGACCGTGGGTAGCCGGTGGGTCAGGTACGGACTCGCTACCAGTTGCGCACCGGCCTCGATGCGGACGCCGTCGATCACGTCGTCGGCGTGCGCGGTACGGGGGATCAGCCAGGCCACCGGGTACAGCCGCAGCAGTTCGTCGAGCACCATCCGGGTGTAGCGCAGTCGTGGCAGGTGCTCGCGGCGGACCGGTCCGGCACCGACCACCTCGTCGATTTCCCGGTACAGCCGGTCGGCAACCGCCGGGTGCCGGTGCAGCAGCGGCCAGAGCCAGGTCAGTACGCCGTAGGTGGTTTCGGTGCTGGTGGCGAACATGGCCACCGTGTCGTTGCGAATCTGCGCCTCCTCGTACGCGCGGCCGTCGCGGGCGGCGGCGCGGACCAGGGTCCCGACGACATCGTCGGTGTCGTCGCCGTCGGCCCGGGCCTGCCGTACCACCGGCAGCACGATGTCGTCGATGGTCTGTACGGCCTGGCGGAACGCGCGGTCGCGGGGCAGCGGGACCGAGTTGGGTACAAACGGCAGGAGCAGCCTCGGCAGTACGGCGGTGGCGATGGTGTCCTGGGCCGCGGCGATCCGTAGGGCCTGATCGGTGGTGAACCGGTCGGCGAACATCACCCGGACGATGGCGCGGCAGACCAGCCGGGACAGTTCCTCGCCGATGTCGACGGTGCGTCCGTGGCGGGCCGCGTCGGCCAGCGGCCCGGTCGCGTCGGCGATCGCCGTGGCCAGGTCGTCGGTGAGGGCGTCCAGCCGTCGTGCGGTGAACAGCGGCTGCAGCGTACGGCGGCTGTCCGACCAGACCGGACCCTCGCTGAGGATGCCGTCGCCGAACAACCGCAGGATGGGCCGCCAGAGCAGGCCACGGCCGTCGCGTAGGTAGTTGGCCGCGTTGTCACGCAGCACGTGCGCCACCTGGGCGGGGTCACTGACCAGGTAGAGCCGGACCGGTCCGGCGGAGAGCCGGACGATGCCGCCGTCGGCGTCGGCGGCGAGCCCGACGAGGGTCCGCAGCGGGTCGCGGACCAGCCCGGGCAGGACGCGTAGCGCCGCGACCGGACGCATCGGGGCGGGAGAGGCACCCGGTCGGGGTGTCGGACCCGTCATGCGATCACCTGCACACGATCTCCGTTCCGCCACCTGACCGCAGGGTCCACCGGGTCGACTGGTGACTGATTGGAAGCAAAAGACAACGTTCGGCTGATCATGCCATGGTGATCACCGGCAATCTAGATTCATAGATGTTAAGTTCTCCTTTGGTTCGCGCGCCTTTCTGCACAACCAGCCGTACGGTCGTCTGCGCTGGCAGTCGACGCGGCCCGGTGTGGTATGAGTGCACGGTGACCCAGACGAAGCCCGGCGCCGGTGCCGACGACCCGAAGCCGGACTCCCGACGGGTGTCCGGCTGGTCCGCCCTGGTGGAGCTGATCGCACTCTGCGGGCTCGTGGTGGCCCAGCCGCTGCTCGACGTGATCGGTCGCAGCCCGGACTTCTTCTTTTTCCACGGTGCCGGACCGGCCGCCGTACTCACCCTGGTCGCGGTGATCGTGCTGGTTCCACCGGTGCTGTTGTGGGCTCTCGGCTGGTTGACCGGGCTGGCCGGGCCGGCGGTGCGGCGATGGACTCATCTGGTCGTACTCGGCGGTCTGACCGTGTTGCTCATGGTGCAGATCGGTAAGGCGTTGATCGATGTGCGGGGCCCGCTGCTGGTGGTGCTCGCCGCTGTCGTCGCCACGGTGCTGCTGGCCGGGTACGCCCGGTCGCCGGTCGCCCGGCAGGTGCTGCGGGTCGCCGCGGTCGGTCCGCTGGCGTTCGTGTCGCTGTTCGTCTTCGCCTCGCCGTCGTCGGCGGTGCTGCTCGGCCGGGAGACGTCCGGCGCGCCGGTGCGTAGCATCGGTCCCCACCCGCCGGTCGTCATGATCATCCTCGACGAGTTCCCGCTGATGTCGCTGCTCGACGAGCGGGGTGAGATCGACGCCGGGCTGGTGCCGAACTTCGCCCAGCTGGCCGCCGGCTCGACCTGGTACCGCAACGCCACCACGGTGAGCGGTAAGACCGTCAACGCGGTGCCGGCGATGCTGACCGGACGGTACCCGACCGGGGAGTTGACCCCGCACTACTCGCAGCACCCGGACAACCTGTTCACCCTGCTCGGACCGGCCTACCAGATCGAGGCCTGGGAGAACGTCACCCAGCTCTGCCCGCCGCAGCACTGCCGGGGACGTCCCGGGCAGGACCGGGGCAGCCTGCCGGTGATGCTGCGGGAAACCGCGGCACTGTACGGCCAGTTGATCTCACCGGACGATTCGCTGGACGATCCGGCGGCGAGTTTCCGCGAGCCGACGGTGGCCGACGACATCCGGGCCAACGACAAGTCCCCGGACGCCGGCCCGGAGTTCCGGATGAGCCGGCTGAAGGAGAACCAGCCGGCCCGGTTCACCGATTTCCTCGGTTCGTTGCAGCCCCGGGACACCCCGACGCTGCACTTCCTGCACCTGCTGATGCCCCACTCGCCGTGGACCTATCTGCCGAGTGGGATGCGGTACGACGGTCCGGGCGGGTTGCCGTACGACGGACCCTGGTGGGCCCGACTCACCCATCAGCGGCACCTGCAGCAGGTCGGCTACACCGACCTGCTGATCGGCGAGGCGTTGCGTACGTTGCGCGCGAACGGCCTCTACGACGACGCGCTGATCGTGGTGACCTCCGACCACGGGGGCAGCTTCAGCGAGGGGATCACCGGCCGGGAGATGGACGACCAGTTCACCGCCGCCGCCGAACTCGCCTGGGTGCCGCTGTTCGTCAAGGAGCCCGGCCAACAGGCCGGGCGGATCGACGACCGCAACTGGGAGCAGGTCGACCTGCTGCCGACCGTCGCCGACCACGCCGGGGTGCAGATGCCGTGGCGTACCGACGGCATCTCCGCGCTGCACGGCGAGCGGGAGACCACCGACAAGCGGTTCGACCCGCGACCGGGTGAGCCGGTGACGATCGACGGCCCGGCCCACTTCGCCGCCGTACGGGCGGGTTCCAGCGCCCGGCCGGTGTTCCCGCCGCTGCCGGCGGTGGACCTGATCGGCGCGGCGGTCGACGATCTGACGGTGGTCGGCACCGGCCCGCCGGCGACCGTGACGAATCTTTCCGAGTACCAGGACGTCCGGGCCGAGCGCGGCAAGATCCCGGCGCTGGTGCACGGCACCCTGCCGGAGTCGGTGCCGGTCGGCGCCCCGATCGCGGTCGCGCTGAACGGGCGGGTCGGCACCGTGGTCCAGACAGCCCGCGACGGTGCCGGTCAGCTCCGGTTCGTCGGCCTGATCCCGGACGAGCGGCTGTTCGTCGCCGGCGCCAACCGGTTGGAACTGTTCCTGGTGGTCGACCCCGATCCGGCCGGCGACGAGCCGACCGGATCGGCGTCGACCGTGCGGCGTCTGCCCACCACCGGCTGACCCGAGCTGCCAGCAATCACAAGACGTCTGAGCTACGGGTCAATATGTCGCGTGTCGTATTCCCGTTACGTCAAATCGTGTTGAGCTGGATCACGCCACCCGGCATCCTCATCATTTCGTGAGAACTTCCTCAAGTTTCGGGCGAATCGGTTTCGTAGTCTGCTCCTGCCGTCGAGGGACGGGGCCGCAGCGTCGACCAACCGAGGAGGAGCCCGCCGTGCGAGGAATCACGGATCCGCCACCGACGTACGAGGCGCTGTCAGCGCAGCGGGCGCACGTCGTCGAGCAGACGACCGCGTTCGTCGACGAGGTGTGCAAGGACAACCCGCAGCTCGCGGGTTCGGTGATCCGGCTGCTGGAGGCCGACTACAAGAACGTCAGCATTCATCGGCTGCTTCCGTTGCCGGTGCTCGGAGCCATCACCGGCGATCCCCTTCCCGCGGTGCCGGTCTGCGTCCTGGCACGGCTGTGGTGGACCGGTGCCGACATCTTCGACGACCTCAACGACGGTCATTTCGATGCCGAGCGGGTCGGCATGTCCCCGAACGAAGCCATGATCGCGAGTATCGCCTGCCTGACCCTGCTGCCATTGGCGTTGATCGCGCGGCAGGACCTGACGGCGGAGGTGCGGATGGCGTGGATCGGTCACCTCACCGACGGCAACCTTGATGCCGCCAACGGCCAACTGGCCGATATTTCCTCGGTCATCGACGCGGATTCCCTCACCGATGTGATGCGCAGCTATTCCGGCAAGTCCGGTTCCGCGTGTGGCCGGGACCTTGCGATGACCGCCCTCCTGGCGGGCGTCGACGCTGCGGCGGTGACCAGCTGGCGGGAGTTCGGACGCCGGTACGGTGTACTGCGGCAGTTGGCCAACGACCGTAGGTCGGTGCTGAAAGACGTCCGCGACGACGAGGATCTCGCCAACGGCACCCGGACACTGCTGCTCGCCCACGCGCTCGCCGGCGCGCCAGGCGACCACCAGGAACACATCCGCCGGCTGAGCGAGCGGGCCCGCCTCGACCTGGACGCCCGCACCGAACTGCGGGGCGAGCTGACGCGCACGGCCGTAGCCGAACGGTACGACTCGCACGTCACCGAACTGGGCCGGCACGCGAACCGGATGCTGTTCGACCTGGCCGCGCCGTCACCGTTCCGAGCGGCGGTCGAATGGATGGTCGACGTCTCGGTCGAGTCGGCCCTCATCGCGGTGGACTCGCCGACGGATGACCGGGCGCAGCGGGGTCCCCGACCGGCCCGGTCAGGCCGGCTCCTTCGTCGAGACCGCTGTGCGTAGCTGGCGCGCTGCGGCCAGGCCACTGCGTACGGCACCATCCAGGTAGGGCCCACCGAGGTAGTCGCCCGCGAACGCCAGGCCCGGCAGGGCCGGCTGCGCGTCGGTGAACTCCCGGGTACGACGGACGTGACCCACGTCGAAACGTGGCAGGGCGCGCTCCCACCGCTGCACGTTGCGCAGTTCGGCACCGCGCAGCCATTCGGCCGGGCCCAACACCTCGCGGATACGGCCGACCACCGCCTCTGCCAGGATGTCGTCGGGCCGGTCGGCGTGCCGATCGAAACCCTCGCCCGACAGGTACACGTGCACGAGCCTCTCCTCGTCCGCGCCGTCGGCCGGGGCGAGCCTGAGATAGGCGTTGACGGCCACGACCTCGGGCGCCTCGGCGGCGGGGAACAGCACGGAACCATCGGGAAAGGCCGCGCCGGCCGCCCTGACCGCGAATGTCAGTACGGCGGTGCGACCGTAGGAGATGGACCGGAGGTAGGCGAGGTCCGGCTCGGGCAGGTCCGGTATGATCGTCGCCGCCGCGCCCGCCGTGGTGGCACAGACGACCGCGGGCGCCCGGTACGTCGTGATCCCACCGCCGGTGTCGGCCTCGATGCTGAAGTCTCCCGAGGCCTTGCGCCTGATCCGCCGGACAGTGGTACCCGTTCGGACCTCCACCCCGGCGGCCAGTGCCTGCGGGAACCGGGCCAGGCCACCACGCATGCGACGGGAGGCACCGGCGGTCGCGTGGGCCTTGAGGATCGCCAGCAGGACCGGATAGCTCGTCGTCTCCGCGTCCCAGTAGAGCATGCCCCGCAGCAGCGGCCCGAACAGGTATTCGAGATTCTCGCTGCCGACCCGCCGACGTAGGAAGTCCGCGCAGGACATCACGTCCAGGTGGTCGGCGCGGGCCAGGTCGGCGATGTCGAGGGCCCGCCACCGGGCCGCGAGCCCGCCCGCGAAGCGGCACAGACGGAGCTTGGCCGACGCGCCGACGGCGCTGCCCGCCAGCAGCTTCGAGCCGGGGAGGATGGGGCGCAGCCTACCGTCGCGCACGACGTAGGTGCCCTGGTCGTGCTCGGACAGCTGCCCTGACACCCCGAGCTCATCCATCAGACGCAGCGTCGATACGTAGAAGGGCGTCACAAAGGCAGCCCCGGCCTCGATCACATGGCCGTCGACGGTCACACTCCGGACCCGCCCGCCGATCTGCTCGCCACCCTCCAGAACCAGCACCCGCTGGACGGACCGACGGAGATCGTGTGCCGCAGTCAGGCCTGCGACCCCACCGCCGACCACCACGACGTCGGCGGATGTTGCGTGCATCACCAGATGTCTCCCGTGTGAGTCCGTGTCGACCAGTGTGCACTGCCCGGTACGTCGGACACCGCAGTGTCGCCCGGCGACCGGCCTCTGTCGATGTCCAACCTATAGCGGGGCCAGCTCACCCGGGCGTTTGGGTGACCGCCGGTCATCGGGTCCGGGTCAGGCTTAGCGGAGCGGACTGCTGGGTATGTGTCTGCCGGGTGTCGACGCCCGACCGCAAGGAGGCGACCATGGTCGGCAGGATGA is drawn from Micromonospora sp. Llam0 and contains these coding sequences:
- a CDS encoding cytochrome P450, with product MTGPTPRPGASPAPMRPVAALRVLPGLVRDPLRTLVGLAADADGGIVRLSAGPVRLYLVSDPAQVAHVLRDNAANYLRDGRGLLWRPILRLFGDGILSEGPVWSDSRRTLQPLFTARRLDALTDDLATAIADATGPLADAARHGRTVDIGEELSRLVCRAIVRVMFADRFTTDQALRIAAAQDTIATAVLPRLLLPFVPNSVPLPRDRAFRQAVQTIDDIVLPVVRQARADGDDTDDVVGTLVRAAARDGRAYEEAQIRNDTVAMFATSTETTYGVLTWLWPLLHRHPAVADRLYREIDEVVGAGPVRREHLPRLRYTRMVLDELLRLYPVAWLIPRTAHADDVIDGVRIEAGAQLVASPYLTHRLPTVWPDPDRFHPDRFNPDATDDTGTDPSTTARRRHRYAHFPFGGGPHQCLGQHLFYLEASLIVATILSRFRVRVPDGRIPTPQAGASVRTDAPVRVRIEPAALSRTV
- a CDS encoding sulfatase-like hydrolase/transferase; the protein is MTQTKPGAGADDPKPDSRRVSGWSALVELIALCGLVVAQPLLDVIGRSPDFFFFHGAGPAAVLTLVAVIVLVPPVLLWALGWLTGLAGPAVRRWTHLVVLGGLTVLLMVQIGKALIDVRGPLLVVLAAVVATVLLAGYARSPVARQVLRVAAVGPLAFVSLFVFASPSSAVLLGRETSGAPVRSIGPHPPVVMIILDEFPLMSLLDERGEIDAGLVPNFAQLAAGSTWYRNATTVSGKTVNAVPAMLTGRYPTGELTPHYSQHPDNLFTLLGPAYQIEAWENVTQLCPPQHCRGRPGQDRGSLPVMLRETAALYGQLISPDDSLDDPAASFREPTVADDIRANDKSPDAGPEFRMSRLKENQPARFTDFLGSLQPRDTPTLHFLHLLMPHSPWTYLPSGMRYDGPGGLPYDGPWWARLTHQRHLQQVGYTDLLIGEALRTLRANGLYDDALIVVTSDHGGSFSEGITGREMDDQFTAAAELAWVPLFVKEPGQQAGRIDDRNWEQVDLLPTVADHAGVQMPWRTDGISALHGERETTDKRFDPRPGEPVTIDGPAHFAAVRAGSSARPVFPPLPAVDLIGAAVDDLTVVGTGPPATVTNLSEYQDVRAERGKIPALVHGTLPESVPVGAPIAVALNGRVGTVVQTARDGAGQLRFVGLIPDERLFVAGANRLELFLVVDPDPAGDEPTGSASTVRRLPTTG
- a CDS encoding polyprenyl synthetase family protein; translated protein: MRGITDPPPTYEALSAQRAHVVEQTTAFVDEVCKDNPQLAGSVIRLLEADYKNVSIHRLLPLPVLGAITGDPLPAVPVCVLARLWWTGADIFDDLNDGHFDAERVGMSPNEAMIASIACLTLLPLALIARQDLTAEVRMAWIGHLTDGNLDAANGQLADISSVIDADSLTDVMRSYSGKSGSACGRDLAMTALLAGVDAAAVTSWREFGRRYGVLRQLANDRRSVLKDVRDDEDLANGTRTLLLAHALAGAPGDHQEHIRRLSERARLDLDARTELRGELTRTAVAERYDSHVTELGRHANRMLFDLAAPSPFRAAVEWMVDVSVESALIAVDSPTDDRAQRGPRPARSGRLLRRDRCA
- a CDS encoding NAD(P)/FAD-dependent oxidoreductase, translated to MHATSADVVVVGGGVAGLTAAHDLRRSVQRVLVLEGGEQIGGRVRSVTVDGHVIEAGAAFVTPFYVSTLRLMDELGVSGQLSEHDQGTYVVRDGRLRPILPGSKLLAGSAVGASAKLRLCRFAGGLAARWRALDIADLARADHLDVMSCADFLRRRVGSENLEYLFGPLLRGMLYWDAETTSYPVLLAILKAHATAGASRRMRGGLARFPQALAAGVEVRTGTTVRRIRRKASGDFSIEADTGGGITTYRAPAVVCATTAGAAATIIPDLPEPDLAYLRSISYGRTAVLTFAVRAAGAAFPDGSVLFPAAEAPEVVAVNAYLRLAPADGADEERLVHVYLSGEGFDRHADRPDDILAEAVVGRIREVLGPAEWLRGAELRNVQRWERALPRFDVGHVRRTREFTDAQPALPGLAFAGDYLGGPYLDGAVRSGLAAARQLRTAVSTKEPA